From a single Columba livia isolate bColLiv1 breed racing homer chromosome 19, bColLiv1.pat.W.v2, whole genome shotgun sequence genomic region:
- the HDHD3 gene encoding haloacid dehalogenase-like hydrolase domain-containing protein 3 — protein MLRLRLLTWDVKDTLLRLRRPVGESYAAEARAHGLQLQPPALSQAFREAYGAHGRRFPNYGRDQGLSSRQWWLDVVGQTFRLAGVHDDSIVTLMAENLYQDYCSAQNWEVLPGASETLSRCRQRGFRMGVVSNFDNRLEKILSRCDLRHHFEFVLTSEAAGFAKPDRKIFEEALRLGGVPPGQAAHVGDDYTRDYRAARAVGMHSFLLRAAGQGEEPAVPPEHVLPTLSHLLALIEKG, from the coding sequence ATGCTTAGGCTGCGCTTACTGACGTGGGACGTGAAGGACACGCTGCTGCGGCTGCGGCGGCCGGTGGGGGAGAGTTACGCAGCCGAGGCCCGGGCTCacgggctgcagctgcagcccccggCGCTGAGCCAGGCGTTCCGGGAGGCGTACGGGGCCCACGGCCGGCGCTTCCCCAACTACGGCCGGGACCAGGGGCTGAGCTCCCGGCAGTGGTGGCTCGACGTCGTGGGACAGACCTTCAGGCTCGCGGGCGTGCACGACGACAGCATCGTAACACTGATGGCTGAAAACCTCTACCAGGACTACTGCAGCGCCCAGAACTGGGAGGTGCTGCCGGGAGCCAGCGAGACCCTGAGCCGGTGCCGCCAGCGTGGCTTCCGCATGGGGGTCGTCTCCAACTTCGACAACCGGCTGGAGAAAATCCTCTCCCGCTGCGACCTGCGGCACCACTTTGAATTCGTCCTCACCTCCGAGGCCGCCGGCTTCGCCAAGCCCGACAGGAAGATCTTTGAGGAAGCCCTGCGCCTTGGAGGGGTTCCCCCGGGGCAGGCGGCTCACGTCGGGGACGACTACACCCGGGATTACCGGGCAGCGCGGGCCGTGGGCATGCACAGCTTTCTGCTCCGGGCGGCCGGGCAGGGCGAGGAGCCGGCGGTGCCCCCTGAGCATGTCCTGCCCACGCTCAGCCACCTCCTGGCTCTCATTGAGAAGGGGTAG
- the ALAD gene encoding delta-aminolevulinic acid dehydratase — translation MQADSLLHSGYFHPVLRSWQCTATTFDASNLIYPIFVTDSPDAVESIPSLPGQARYGVNKLEGMLRPLVEDGLKCVLIFGVPSKVHKDEKGSAADAEDTPAIQAIKKIRCTFPELLIACDVCLCPYTSHGHCGILREDGTIQNELSCQRLAEVALAYAKAGCHIVAPSDMMDGRIAAMKNALISNDLGNKVSVMSYSAKFASCFYGPFRDAALSKPAFGDRRCYQLPPGARGLALRAVDRDVREGADMLMVKPGMPYLDLVREVKTRHPTHPLAVYHVSGEFAMLWHGAQAKAFDLEAAVREAVTAFRRAGADIIITYFAPQLLRWLREEAAGRA, via the exons ATGCAAGCAGACTCCCTTCTTCACAGCGGCTACTTCCACCCGGTGCTGCGCTCCTGGCAGTGTACGGCAACCACCTTCGATGCCTCCAACCTCATCTACCCCATTTTTGTGAC TGACAGCCCCGATGCGGTGGAGTCGATCCCCAGCCTGCCGGGACAAGCCAG gTATGGTGTGAACAAGCTGGAGGGGATGCTGCGTCCCCTCGTCGAGGATGGTCTGAAATGTGTGCTGATCTTCGGGGTGCCCAGCAAGGTCCATAAG GACGAGAAAGGCTCCGCTGCCGATGCGGAGGACACACCTGCCATCCAGGCGATCAAGAAGATCCGCTGCAccttcccagagctgctcaTAGCCTGCGATGTCTGTCTGTGCCCGTACACCTCCCACGGGCACTGTG GCATCCTGCGTGAAGACGGCACCATCCAGAACGAGCTCAGTTGCCAGCGGCTGGCAGAAGTGGCACTGGCCTATGCCAAAGCAG GCTGCCACATCGTTGCCCCCTCAGATATGATGGACGGGCGCATCGCGGCCATGAAGAACGCACTGATCTCCAATGACCTGGGCAACAAG GTCTCCGTGATGAGCTACAGCGCCAAGTTTGCTTCGTGCTTCTACGGCCCCTTCAG GGATGCTGCTCTCTCCAAACCCGCTTTCGGAGACAGACGATGCTACCAGCTGCCCCCGGGGGCCCGTGGCCTGGCGCTGCGAGCTGTG GACCGGGATGTGCGTGAGGGAGCGGACATGCTGATGGTGAAGCCGGGGATGCCCTACCTGGACCTCGTGAGGGAGGTCAAGACTCGA CACCCCACGCACCCACTGGCCGTGTACCATGTCTCGGGGGAGTTCGCCATGCTGTGGCACGGGGCCCAGGCCAAGGCTTTCGACCTGGAGGCCGCCGTCAGGGAGGCGGTCACGGCCTTCAGGCGCGCAG GGGCCGATATCATCATCACCTACTTCGCGCCGCAGCTCCTGCGCTGGCTgcgggaggaggcggcgggaCGGGCCTGA